A stretch of DNA from Dokdonia sp. PRO95:
ATTTCTGAATGATAGCCTTAGCTTCGTTAACATCTCCCCATCCACCTACGTCTACTTTCTTTTCTTCAAGATCCTTATATACTTGGAAGAAGTGCTCGATTTCTTTTATTAAATGCGGGTTACAATCAGATAAATCTGCAAGTTTACTTGCTGCAGGATCACTTACTGGCACACAGATTACTTTTTCATCTGGACCTTTCTCATCTGCCATATGGAATACTCCAATAGGCTTCACCTCAATTACACAACCAGGAAAAGTAGGCTCTGTTACTAATACGAGTACATCAAGAGGATCACCATCTAGCGCGAGAGTTTCAGGAATAAAACCATAATCTGCTGGGTACATCATAGAAGAGAAAATCATACGATCGTAACGCATTCTCTTTAGTTTAAAATCGTACTCATACTTATTACGGCTTCCCTTAGGAATCTCTACTAATACGTCAAATGTTGTTACTTTATCTGCTGTCATAATATATTATATTTCAAATCTCATGTATTTTGATACATAAGAGATGTCTCAATTAATTCACAATATCCTTAGTGTACACTTTATTAAACAACTGCATAACAACTATTTAGTTTAAAATATATTTATTAAGGCGTGCAAAAATACGCTGAAATAGCGATTTAGCCAAATATTGGTGCATTAAGATTAGGTTAGGTGATTAAAAAAACACCCTTCTAAAAAAGCTAATAAGCTATCCTACAATAAGTCTTCCTTAAAAATAAAACCCAAAACTACCCGTAACTCCTATCTTCCTTGCATCTGGAACAGAATTATAATTTCCTCTAAAGTTAAGGTCAATACGGAACACCTTAAAAATGTTACCCACTCCTACACTATACTCATAATAAGGCTCTACAGATGGGGCTACCATGCTCGGGGTTATTGCTGTAATAGGCTGTCCTTCTTCAAATAGTAAACTCTCAAACGCTGGGCGGTTTAAGTCAATGTTACCTTGAGAGATATTACCTATCACACCACGCACGCTTACTATCTCACGTAAATTCAAATTTTTGAGTAATGGAATACGATTAAAAATGCGGCCTCCAAAGTTGTGTTCTAGCTGTAGTGAGGCATACTCATCTGTTGTAAACTCATAAAAGTTAAGCTGGCTAAAGGTATTGAAGATTGAAAACAGCGACTGGTTACCAGGCACAGGACTTAATAGTGCTAGCGGTACCTCATCAAATGTTTTACCTATTTCTGTAGAGGCTGTTAATGTACCGAGACCTCCTATACGGATTGCCTTCCTAGCAGAAAATTGCACCTTATCATATGCAAAGTCGCTATCAAGTGTCCCTTCTAGTCCACGTGTATAACTCGCATAAAAACTAGGAAACCACTCATTAGTCACTCTACGCTCTACTCCAAAACCTGAAGTTTTCTTTCCTGG
This window harbors:
- a CDS encoding inorganic diphosphatase, with the protein product MTADKVTTFDVLVEIPKGSRNKYEYDFKLKRMRYDRMIFSSMMYPADYGFIPETLALDGDPLDVLVLVTEPTFPGCVIEVKPIGVFHMADEKGPDEKVICVPVSDPAASKLADLSDCNPHLIKEIEHFFQVYKDLEEKKVDVGGWGDVNEAKAIIQKCIERYEESDVPAEEVSIK